In Maridesulfovibrio sp., a single genomic region encodes these proteins:
- a CDS encoding acyltransferase family protein, with translation MSNRLYFLDNLRAVTIFMVVALHVSLCYMIFAPSWWFVIDPRQSIFFTYAVILIDVPIMPTMFFLAGYFALSSMQRYGLSGFWTAKFKRIIIPWIIGVLFLAPPAMYMILLSRGKSPDYMNFWAKTFWVPPMFSQSVFWFLGILTLFYMILSALYNFFPVLRSQSRRSMIPSPLLHIIFIAITTSLFLSMNQFFPADTWINDYYIFTFEPLRISIYLLYFWLGILAWKRNWFTRQGYTPRLLPWLVLSVLSAVFYTHFKFQMHTNGTELAVQASNALGFNTFAFSIAMTGISFFKKFVNSSAPVWKSFAASSYGIYLLHSLAVYYGAYYLLRFDASPFIKAPLLLVGSTLVCWIVTALLRKNRIMAGII, from the coding sequence ATGAGCAACAGACTATACTTTCTGGACAACCTTAGGGCTGTTACCATTTTCATGGTCGTGGCCCTGCATGTATCACTCTGCTATATGATCTTCGCCCCGTCATGGTGGTTCGTCATTGATCCGCGTCAGAGCATTTTTTTTACTTATGCAGTCATCCTGATTGATGTCCCGATTATGCCGACCATGTTTTTTCTGGCCGGCTATTTCGCACTGTCCTCTATGCAAAGATACGGGCTGTCTGGCTTCTGGACGGCCAAATTCAAACGCATAATCATCCCCTGGATAATCGGAGTACTATTCCTTGCCCCGCCTGCAATGTACATGATTCTCCTTTCACGCGGCAAGAGTCCGGACTACATGAATTTCTGGGCCAAAACGTTCTGGGTACCCCCCATGTTCAGCCAGTCAGTATTCTGGTTTCTGGGCATACTGACGCTGTTTTACATGATCCTTTCCGCGCTATACAATTTTTTCCCGGTACTGCGCAGCCAATCCAGACGCAGTATGATCCCGTCACCACTACTGCACATTATCTTTATAGCCATCACGACCAGTCTGTTTCTGTCCATGAACCAATTTTTCCCGGCAGACACATGGATTAACGACTACTATATTTTTACCTTCGAACCACTGCGTATTTCAATCTACCTGCTTTATTTCTGGCTGGGTATACTTGCGTGGAAACGGAACTGGTTCACCAGACAGGGATACACTCCCAGACTGCTTCCGTGGCTTGTTCTGTCTGTTTTATCCGCTGTGTTTTACACTCATTTCAAATTCCAGATGCACACAAACGGCACGGAACTGGCTGTACAGGCGAGCAACGCATTGGGATTCAATACATTTGCCTTTTCCATAGCGATGACCGGAATTTCCTTTTTCAAAAAATTCGTCAACAGCAGTGCTCCGGTATGGAAATCCTTTGCCGCAAGCTCCTATGGAATTTACCTGCTTCACTCCCTGGCAGTATACTACGGGGCCTATTACCTGCTCCGGTTTGATGCATCCCCGTTCATAAAGGCCCCGCTGCTGCTGGTCGGCTCTACCCTTGTCTGCTGGATCGTCACCGCACTGCTGAGGAAAAACAGAATCATGGCCGGAATTATCTGA
- a CDS encoding phosphorylase — protein MEVKNLVVIAAMEQEALAVFPGAQKKSFGRFDMMAGTLANGVSFRCIVSGIGIKRAAEAAAAVCAEKPDLLLSIGVSGGLVPGLCAGTTVTATSIVSDISDIPSWRENAADEAAREALLPACGEFACGPLVTVQSPVLTPDEKQTLYERTGALAADMESVVVANTAVAAGIPFACIRAISDDWSRAVPSEAMEGVDEEGRTRIRPILKALLKRPGLVFELIPMGRDYSKALKALGSIF, from the coding sequence ATGGAAGTAAAGAACTTGGTCGTAATAGCGGCCATGGAGCAGGAAGCCCTTGCCGTGTTTCCGGGAGCGCAGAAAAAAAGTTTCGGTCGGTTCGATATGATGGCAGGCACGCTTGCAAATGGTGTTTCGTTCCGGTGCATTGTTTCCGGCATAGGGATTAAGAGAGCCGCCGAAGCAGCAGCAGCGGTATGTGCCGAAAAACCGGACCTGCTGCTGAGCATAGGTGTTTCAGGCGGACTTGTTCCGGGGCTTTGCGCCGGAACCACTGTAACAGCCACCTCCATCGTTTCCGACATCAGCGATATTCCGTCCTGGAGGGAAAATGCGGCCGATGAAGCCGCACGGGAGGCCCTGCTGCCGGCCTGCGGAGAATTTGCCTGCGGTCCTCTTGTCACCGTACAGAGCCCGGTTCTGACTCCCGATGAAAAGCAGACTCTCTATGAGCGCACCGGAGCATTGGCTGCGGATATGGAATCAGTGGTTGTTGCGAACACTGCCGTAGCAGCAGGGATACCCTTTGCCTGTATCCGTGCCATAAGTGATGATTGGAGCAGGGCGGTGCCAAGCGAGGCAATGGAAGGGGTTGATGAGGAAGGAAGAACCAGAATCCGCCCTATTCTGAAAGCCCTGCTCAAGCGACCGGGCCTTGTTTTTGAACTGATTCCCATGGGCAGGGATTATTCAAAGGCACTGAAAGCCTTAGGCAGTATTTTTTGA
- the hpnH gene encoding adenosyl-hopene transferase HpnH — protein sequence MAIPAIQIARLGKYILTQTIKGNKHYPLVLMLEPLFQCNLRCKGCGKVNQPPHILNQRLSVEECVAAAEECGAPIVSIPGGEPMLHPEMPTIVKELTRRKKFVYLCTNGILVPERISEFKPSPYLTFNIHLDGKEEVHDKIVCKQGVFQSAVRAIKLLKSKGFRVNTNTTLFGGQTAEGAAEFFDFLMSLGVDGMTLSAAFSYEAAEDQDSFLTREQSKQLFREIFKIGRNKKWDFSHSSFYLDFLAGNQDYKCSPWGNPCRSVHGWQRPCYLLEDGFVSSYKELMEETEWDKFGVGNDPRCSNCMVHCGFEPTAVADSVRRPLKGMMLALKGVKVD from the coding sequence TTGGCAATTCCTGCAATTCAAATAGCTAGACTCGGCAAATATATTCTTACCCAGACCATCAAGGGAAACAAGCATTATCCGCTGGTTCTCATGCTTGAGCCTCTGTTCCAGTGCAACCTGCGCTGCAAGGGCTGCGGAAAGGTCAACCAGCCCCCGCACATCCTCAACCAGCGTCTTTCCGTAGAGGAATGCGTTGCCGCCGCAGAAGAGTGCGGAGCACCCATCGTCTCCATTCCCGGCGGTGAACCCATGCTGCATCCCGAAATGCCTACCATAGTCAAGGAACTTACCAGACGCAAAAAATTCGTCTACCTGTGCACCAACGGCATCCTGGTTCCCGAACGGATCAGCGAATTCAAGCCCAGCCCTTACCTTACCTTCAACATTCATCTCGACGGCAAAGAAGAAGTTCATGACAAGATCGTTTGCAAACAGGGCGTTTTCCAGTCCGCCGTGCGTGCGATAAAACTGCTCAAGTCCAAAGGGTTCAGGGTCAACACCAACACGACCCTGTTCGGCGGGCAGACCGCTGAGGGAGCAGCTGAATTCTTTGATTTTCTCATGAGTCTGGGCGTAGACGGAATGACCCTGTCTGCTGCATTCAGCTATGAGGCTGCTGAAGATCAGGACAGCTTCCTGACCCGTGAACAGAGCAAGCAGCTTTTTCGCGAAATTTTCAAGATCGGCCGGAACAAAAAATGGGATTTCAGCCACAGCAGTTTCTATCTGGATTTCCTTGCCGGAAATCAGGATTACAAATGCTCTCCCTGGGGTAACCCCTGCCGCTCCGTACACGGCTGGCAGCGTCCCTGCTATCTGCTCGAAGACGGTTTCGTCTCCTCCTACAAAGAGCTGATGGAAGAAACCGAATGGGACAAGTTCGGCGTAGGCAACGATCCGCGCTGCTCGAACTGCATGGTTCACTGCGGTTTCGAACCGACCGCTGTAGCAGACTCGGTCAGAAGGCCGCTCAAGGGCATGATGCTCGCGCTCAAAGGCGTGAAAGTAGACTGA